A stretch of DNA from Mycobacterium senriense:
CTCCATCCGCAGATCGCGGCGCGGCCATTCGGCATGATGATCGGCTTCCAAGGGCATCACGGATTCAGCCACCGGCCCACCTACCGCCGGCTCAAGGCCGAGTGCGGCCGCGACGAGCTCGCTCAGCGGCTGGCCGACCCCGCGGTGAAGGCCGCAATCCTGTCCGAGGACGACCTGCCCGCCGACCCCACCTTGTTGTTCGACGGGATGTTCGCACTGGTACAGCACTCGCTGGGCAGGCTCTTTGTGCTCGGCAATCCGCCCGACTACGAGCCCACCCCCGACCGCACCGTCGCGGCCATCGCGAAGGCCCGCGGCGAGGACCCGCTGTCGACGCTGTATGACCTCATGCTGGAGTCCAACGCGACCAGCATGCTGATGCTGCCGTTGTTCAACTACGCCGACGGCAACCACGACGCGATCCGCGAAATGATGCTGCACCCGGCGGGCGTGCTCGGACTCTCCGACGGCGGCGCCCACTGCGGGATGATCTGTGATGCGTCCTACCCGACGTTCCTGCTCACCCACTGGGCGCGCGACCGGCACCGGGGCGAGAAGCTGTCGCTGGAGTACGTGATCCGCAAGCAATCCCGCGACACTGCCCACCTGTTCGGGCTCACCGACCGCGGCACCATCGAGCCCGGCAAGAAGGCCGACCTCAACGTCATCGACATGGACGCCCTGACCCTGCACCCGGCGGCAATGGCGTTCGACCTGCCCGCCGGTGGGAACCGAATCTTACAGGGCGCCAGCGGTTATGCCGCGACCATCGTCAGCGGAACGGTGACCCGCCGCAAAGACGTCGACACCGGTGCCCGCCCCGGACGCCTGGTCCGCGGAGCGCGCTGAGAACTCGCTCGATGGCAACGACGGCCGGCAATCCGGTGCGGACCCGCGACGAGGATGCGATCGGCACCCCGCCGGAGAACCCGACGCTGGTGCCCGCCGAGCGCTACTACTCACCCGCCTTCGCCGCGCTCGAAACGCAACGGATGTGGCCGCGGGTGTGGCAACTGGCCTGCATGGTCGACCATGTCGCCGCACCCGGCGACTATTTCGAATACCGCTGCGGCCCTTTCGGTGTGCTGATCGTCCGGGACGACGACGGGGAGCTCCGCGCGTTCCAGAACGTCTGCCGGCATCGCGGCAATTCGCTGTGCACCGGGTCCGGCTCGGGCCTGCGCGAACTCAAGTGTGGCTACCACGGGTGGACCTGGGATCTGGCCGGGGCGCTCAAACGGGTGCCCAACCGCAAGGGTTTCGGCTCGCTGCGGATGTCCGACTTTCCACTGATACCGGCTCGCGTCGACACCTGGGCCGGGCTCGTCTTCGTCAACCTCGACCCGGGCGCGGTGTCGTTGACCGAATACCTGGAGGCGGTGCCCGACGACATCGCCTGGTGCCACCTGGAGGATTTCCGCTGCTACGCCACGCTCACTGTTGAGGTCGGCGCCAACTGGAAGACGATCGCCGACGGATTCAGCGAGACCTACCACATCCAGACCCTGCATCCCGAACTCCTGGGCTGCGTCGACGATATCCACGCGCCGCAACGAATTTGGGGCCATACCGGGAAGTCGGATCAGCCTTATGGCGTGCAGAGCCCCCGCTTCGACGGCGCGCTGAGCGACGAGGAGGTCTGGAACGCCTACGTCTACACGCAGGGGGCGCTGATGGGCGCCGCCGAGGGCACACCGTTCCCCGCCGACGAACGACGGCCCGGCCAGACGGTCGCCGACCTGATCGCCGACCGAACCCGCGCCTTCGCCGCGAGCCGCGGTGTCGATCTCAACTGGGCTGATACCGATCGGATGACCCGATTGCACCAGTACAACGTGTTTCCCAACATGACGCTGTTGACCAACGCCGACCATCTGACCGTCATGTGCTCGCGGCCGGGCGCTGACCCCTCCCCCGACAAGGGCGAGCTGATCATGTTCTTGATGACGCGGATGCCTCCGGGCGCGCCGCGCACCAAGCCGACCGACGTCCGCATGGCCGCGGATGCGGCCGAGCCCGGCGTGGTCCTCACGCAAGACATCGCGGTGCTTCCCGGCCTGCAACGCGGCATGCATCAACCCGGCTTCACACACATGGTGTTGTCCAGCGAGGAACGACGCGTGATCAACATGCATCGCAACCTGGAGCGCTACATCGAGTTGCCCATGTCCCAGCAAATGAGCGGTGGTGCGCCGGAGTGATATCTCGCAATGTAATTCGTGTTCACAGCGCGAAAGTGGCGCCGAGCGATTTAGAATCCCGCTTGTGATGACCCCGTCTTACCCCTGGGGGGACGATCGAGGGCAAGTTGCGCGGCGGCTTCGGCTGCCGTATGAAACGCTCCGCCGACGGCGGGCGCTACGTCTGTGCCACAGCTTCGAACGGGTGGGTGTTCGAACGGCACCGGAACGGTTGCGGCAAATGCTGGAGGGCGCGCCGCTGGCCGCCCACGAACTGATGAACGTGAACTTCGCGCTGATCGCGATCCGGCTCGACCGCGAATTGCGCGCCGCGCGCTACAAGCGGCTCAAGCAACGCGGCACCCGCTCGCTGCTGTTCGCGGGCCTGGTCATGGTGGTGCTGAACTTCCTGGTGTGCATGGCCTACCTGCTGCTGAATCTGACGGAGCAGTCGGCGCCCCTTTAAGCCGTCAGCGCGGCGCGACGATGCCGTTGTCGTACGCGTAGACGATCGCGGCGGCGCGGTCGCGCAGATCGAGCTTCCCGAAGATCCGCCCGATGTGACTCTTGACCGTGACGCCCGAGATGCACAGTTGATCGGCGATCTCGGTATTCGACAGGCCCTGCCCGATCAGCGTCAGCACGTCGAGCTCGCGGGTAGTCAGCTCGCCGATCGCGGTGCCGCGCGGCCCGGGCGCGGCCTTGCGGTACGTGGTGAGCACGCGCGAGGTCACCGCGGGATCGAGATAGCTGTCGCCCCTGGCGACCGCCCGGACCGCGCGGATCAACTCCTCGGCCGAAGAGTCCTTGAGCACGAAGCCGGCCGCGCCGGCTCGCAGCGCCCCCGACAACAGCTCGTCCTCGTTGAAGGTAGTCAGCGCGAGCACCGGCGGCCGACCGCCCAGCCTGCGCGTCGCCTCGATGCCGTCGACGCGGCGCATCCGCAGGTCCATCACCACGACATCGGGCAGGTGCTCGGCCACCGCCGCGGGCACCTCGTCACCGTCGGCACATTCCGCGACGACGACGAAACCGTCCTTGCGGCGCAGGATCCGGCGCAGGCCGGACCGCACCAGGTCCTGATCGTCGACGAGCAGCACGGTGACCTCGGGGGTCGCGTCAATCATGGCGGGTCCGCCACCACGGACACCAGCTGGTATCGCCTTCCCGCAGCGGGATTTCGGCGCACACCGACCAGCCGTCGCGGGTGGGGCCGACGTCGATGGCCCCGCCGAGCAACTCGACGCGCTGGCGCATGCCGCGCAAGCCGCGCCCCTCGGCCGATTGCGCGGCCATCACCGCCGCGGGCAGCAGATTGGTGACGGCGAGCCGCGCCGATACCGGCGATATATCCAACACGACACCGGCTTTCGACTCCGGTGCGTGCTTGGCGATGTTGGCCAGCGACTCCTGGGTGATGCGGTACAGCGCGAGGCCGAGCGCAGCGGACACGTGATCGGTGGGGCCTTCGACGCACAGCCCGACGGCCAGCCCGGCCCGCTGGAAACCCTCGACGAGCGCCGCGATGTCGTCGATGCCGGGTTCTGGTGTGGTTTTAGTGGCCTTGGTCGGCCAGTTGTCGAGCAATCCGACGGTACGACGGATATCGGCCATCGCCTGCCGGCCCAGCCGCTCGGCCTGCTCTAATGCCTCGACCGCGTCGTCGACGTCGCGGTCCTGCTGCAGTGCGCGGCGCGCGCCGGTCACATGCAGCAGGGTGATGCTGAGCGAATGGGCGATGACGTCGTGCACCTCACGCGCGATGCGCCGCCGCTCATCGGCGGCGGCATGCTCGGCAAGCATTTCCTGCGCCTCGATCTGTTTCGCCAGCAACAGCCGCTGCGAGCGCATCACGTAACCGAGCAGCCACCCCGCCCCGACGAAACCCAGGTACAGCGCCACCGCGTCCAGGCGGTGCAACGCCGACGCGGTGAGCAACATCGCGGCCGCCGACGCTGCAGCCAGGAAGCCACCCACGATCGAGCTCAAGGTAGCGACGGCGAGGACCATGAGCACCAACAAGGCCGGGGCAAAATCGGCGCGAATGGGTGTCGAGGTGGCGAACAGCATCATGGCCGAGGCGCTCGACCAGCTTGCCCACATCACCGCCGTGCTGAGTTTCATGTTGAAGAAGAAGAAAAGCAGTGACGGTGCAATGGATACCGCGAACGCCGCCAGGCCGACAGCCAGATCGGAGGTGGGGCGTTGCCAGATCGCGATCACCCCACCGCCCACCTCGGTCACGTCGACGGCGAGAAACGATGCCCAGGTGATACCGACGGGAATCAGTTCGCTTCGTCGGCGAAGCTGCTCCCGCAGGTAATTCGCTGCGGCGTGCAACATCGTCCAATCCTAGAAGAGCACGGCGCCCCGTCACATCCTCCCGCGGTCGGCACCCGCCTCCGCCCGTGGTAGGAGGCAAAGACTGCACTTCGGCACGACGCGCAGCGGGTGGCTGGTTTTCTAACGTCGAGTCATGACATGGACACAGCTGCACGACCGCATGGCCTTCATGGCCGAGGTGATCAACGCCGCCGAGACGAACCCCGAGGCGGCACTTGCGTTGATTGACAAGTCATCCGAGGTGTCCGAGCTCTTCGGTGACGAGGAGGGCCTGATGCTTTCGCTCAGCCAGCGATGGATCACCATGCTGGTGGCCAAGCTGGATCAGGCGGCTCATGAGGGCGCGCCGGCCGAACAGGTGCGCGCCGATCTGGAAGCCGCCGAGCCCGGGCTCCACGCGTTGGTGAAGATCGGCGCCCGCCGGTCGTTGCGCGTGCGCTCGCTCACGCGCGGCGAGCACGTGGCCGTGGGCCTGTTCGGTGGGCCCACCGGGGATCGGCAGACCGTTGCATGACCGAATGGGAAGCTTCGCGCGCCTGACCGGTCGGTACGCGCTCCTGATCGTCGGCCTCTGGATTTTGGCCGCGGGTGCCGCCAACCTTGCGGTCCCCCAACTCGAGCGGGTCGTCGACTCCCATGCCCGGTCCTTCATGCCCCCCGGCGCGCCCAGCGCGGTGGCAGCGGCACGCGCCGCCCAACTGTTCGACCAGACGCCCAGCAACAACTTCGTTTACGTTGTGCTGGAACGTGATCAGCGGCTGACACCGCAGGACCGCCGGTTCTACGATGCGCTGACGACAGCGCTCGGTTCGGATCAGCGTCACGTGTATGCGGTGACCGACCTGTGGTCGCAGCCGGCCACGGCCGCCGGTGCGCAGAGTTCGGACGGCAAGGCGGTCAGCGTGATGGTGCGCCTGGCCGGCATGCTCGGCACCGCGCAGGCGCGCGACTCGGTGGACTCCGTGCGCGGGACCGTCCACAAGCTCTCACCACCGTCGGGCCTGCAGGTCCATGTCACGGGCCCCGGCGCCACCATCGTCGACGAGTTCTCCGCGATCGACCGCCAGATGCTCGGAATCACCGCCGCCACCATCGGTCTCATCCTGCTGCTGTTGCTGGTGGTCTACCGATCGCCGATCGCGGCGGCGATCCCGCTGATCTCGGTGGGGCTCGCCCTGGCCCTGGGGCGAGCCGTCGTCGCCGCCCTGGGCCAGTCCAATGTCGTTGAGGTGTCGCTGTTTTCGGTGGCGCTGATGGCGGCCATGACGCTCGGGGCCGGAACCGACTATGCGATCTTCCTGGTCGGCCGCTACCACGAAGGCCGGCGCCGCGGTGTCGAGCCGGCTCAGGCGCTGAAGCAGGCCTACCGCTCCATCGCGCCCGTGGTCATCGGATCGGCGCTGACCGTATCGGTTGCGCTGGCGTGCTTGGTGTTCGCGAAGGTGGGATCGTTCCGCAGTGCCGGGTTGCCCTGCGCTATCGGCATTCTGGCGACCATGGTGGCCGCGCTGACCCTGACTCCCGCGCTGATGAGCCTGGCGATACGCCGCGGATACCTGGAACCGCGGCCGTCCAGCACCGCGCGTCGCTGGCGTCGCGTGGGAACGACGGTGGCGCGCTGGCCCGGACCGATCCTGGTCACCGCGCTGGCATTGACCCTGCTGATCGCGCTGCCGTTGGTCAGCATGCGGGTCGGCTTCAACGAACCCGCCGCCACGCCGTCGTCCACCGACTCCAACCGTGGGTACGCCAGCGCCGACCGGCATTTCGCGGCCAACGCTCTGCTGCCCGATGTCGTCGCCGTCCAGGCCGACCACGACCTGCGTAATCCGGCCGGCCTGATCGCCATCGAGCGCATCACTCGCCACATCATGGCCGTGCCGGGTGTGCGGGCGGTGCAGTCCGCCAGCCGGCCCGACGGCAAGGTGCCCGAACAGGCGACGTTGAGCTACCAAGCCGGTGTGCTGGGCCGTCAGTTCGGCGACACCATGGATTCGCTGACCCAGCGCCTCAAGCGGATCTCCGAACTGGACAGCGCGCTGGCGCAAACCCAGCTTGCTGTCGACGGGCTGGGCACCGGATTGCGCGGTGGCAGTGCAGGATTGGCGGACATGTCCGGTGCCGCGGAAGACATGCGGGCCGGGATGGACGGGCTGCAGCGCAATGTCACGACGGTGTCGGGCTACCTCGACCCGTTGCGCGACTTCGTCGGGCGGACCCCCGACTGCGCCACCAATCCGATCTGCTCGACGGTCGACCGCGTGCTGCAGCCAGTCGACAGCCTGGTGCAGACGTCCACGCGCCTGGGCTCGGGCGCCGCGAAGCTCACCACCGGTTCGAGCACGGCCGCAACCGCGATGGCCACCCTGCCGCAGAGCGTCACGTCGATGAAAGACGCCTTGGGGCAGGCACGTTCGGCCACGCATGACCTGCTCAGCCTGTCCGACACGCTCGGACCGCAAATGCGCCAGTTGACCGATTACATGAACGAGATCGCCACCCAGTTTCAGGGCAGCGCCGCGGCGGACTTCTACATGCCGCAGCGGGCGCTGACCGATCCGCGGTACACGACCGCGCTCAGCCATCTGATCTCGCAGAATGGCCGCGCCGCTTACCTGTTGGTCTATGGCGATGGTTCAGAGTGGGGTGCCGACGGCGCCAAGCGGGCGGACCAGGTGCGCGCCGCCATAAAGGAGGCCACCAAGGAGGGCACCCTGGCCCCGACCGAGGTCGACCTCGCCGGGGTGGGCCCGGTGACCGCCGATCTGCAGCGCTTTGTCGCCGGCGATACCGAGCTGTTGGTGGGTGCCGCGCTGGTATTGATCTTCTTGATCGTCACCGCCATGTTGCGCAGCCCGGTCGCGGGATTGGTCGTTGTCGGGACCGTCGTCACCTCCTACGCGTCGGCCATCGGTGCCAGCGTGCTGATTTGGCAGCACCTGTTTCATCACGACCTGCACTGGGCCGTGGCGCCGATCGCGTTCATCGCGCTGATCGCCGTCGGCGCGGACTACAACCTGCTGCTGGCGTTGCGCATCAAACAGGAAGCGGCGGCGGGTCTGAAGACCGGCATCATCCGGGCATTCGGTGCAACCGGCGGGGTGGTCACTGTCGCCGGCGTCATCTTCGGGCTGACCATGCTGGCGCTGCTCAGTAGCAGTGTGCTCAGCATCGCCCAGATCGGCACGACGATCGCCGTCGGGTTATTGCTGGACACCCTGGTGGTACGGGCCTTCATCGTGCCGTCCATCGTGGCGCTGCTGGGCCGGTGGTTCTGGTGGCCCAGCCCGCTTCCCCGCCGCGCCGTCACGCCGACGGTGAAAACGCCAGAGCCGCGACTGGTTACTGCTGCGGCGGTATGAACGACGAGGGCAACCCGACCAGCACGCCTTCGACGTCGCCGTCGACGCTGACCAGCAGGCCACGCCCCGGCGGCAGCGTCTGGGCCCGGACGTTTCGGTTGATCCGGTTCTGCGGGTCGTTGTCCATGTACAGCTGAGCGACTTTCGCCGAGTTCTGGAACCGCATCCACGGATCCATTTGCAGCGTCGCCCAGTTCGCGCTGTTGCGCGTGGTGAAGACGTGCAATCCGATCTGCCGCGCGCGCTCCATCAGCTTCCACAGCGCCGCGCCCACCGGCGGCTTGGGCGGGTAGCTCTGGTCCGGACGCAGGTCCTGGATGTCGTCGATGAGCACGAAGTGTCGCGGACCCTCCCACGGCTTGAGCGCGCGTAATTCCTCCTGGCTCAAGCCTTTCGGTGGCAACCGGGGCAGCAGGACCTGCTGCGCCAGCGCGGTGATCACCTCATCGATCTCGTCCTGGTCGTAGGCGTACGCGCTGACATAGCCGGGCCCGTGCAGATCCCGCAGCCCGTGCGGTGCGGTCTTGGGGTCGATCAACGTCAGCTGCGCCTCTTCCGGACTGAACCGGCTCATGATCGCCTCGCCAATGGCAACCAGCGACATGGTTTTTCCGCAGCCCTGCCGTCCCAGAATCATCAATCCGGGACTCTCGCGCAGCTTGATGGGGACCGGTCCCAGTTCGTGCCGCTCCCCGATGGCGAAGCTGATCGAGAGGTCGTCGCCGCTGGGGTGTGCGGCCTCGTAGTCCAGGATCGCCTTCAGCGCCACCCGCTGCGGCAGTCGCTGCAGGGTGGCGTGCTTGGTCACTCCGGCGACGTCGGCGATGCGGGCGCCGACGTCGATGATGCTGACCGTCGCACCGGTGGTGGGGTCGGTCAGCGCCGGCACGCCCACGCGCAACTCGTGCAGGCTGTCGGTCAGACCGAACCCGGGCCGGTTCAGTGTGCGCCGGGCTGCGTCGCGCGATTCGAGCGACGAGTGGCCCATCTGGCTTTCGCTGGGATCGGCCAACCGCAATTGGATTCGCGCCGTGGCGTTTTGCAGCAGGCTCTGCCGTTGCCCGTGAATCCAGCCGCCGGCACTGCACATCACGTGCACCCCGTACTCGGGACCGCGGCTGCTCAACGAGATGATGCGGTCACCGAGCACGGTGTCTTTGGAATACAGGTCGTCGTAGTCATCGACCACCACGAAGACGTCGCCGAACGGGTCGTTGGCGTCGGTGCCGCCCAGGCCGTCGCTGCCCGGCGCGAACCGGCGTTCGCGGAAGCCGTCGAGGTCGATCTTGAGGCGCCGGAACGAATCCTCGCGGGCATCGATCAAGGCGTCCATGCTGCTCAGGATTCGCTCGATGCCCTCGGCGTCCTTCGGCGACACGATGTCGGTGACGTGGGGCAGCGAAGCGGCCTGGGCGAGGGTTGCCCCGCCGATGCAGAAGAACGTCACGCGCGACGGGCTGTACATCGTTGCCGCCGAGCACATCAGCGTCATGAGCGTGGTGGTCTTGCCGCGCTGCTTGGCGCCCACCACAATC
This window harbors:
- a CDS encoding aromatic ring-hydroxylating oxygenase subunit alpha, coding for MATTAGNPVRTRDEDAIGTPPENPTLVPAERYYSPAFAALETQRMWPRVWQLACMVDHVAAPGDYFEYRCGPFGVLIVRDDDGELRAFQNVCRHRGNSLCTGSGSGLRELKCGYHGWTWDLAGALKRVPNRKGFGSLRMSDFPLIPARVDTWAGLVFVNLDPGAVSLTEYLEAVPDDIAWCHLEDFRCYATLTVEVGANWKTIADGFSETYHIQTLHPELLGCVDDIHAPQRIWGHTGKSDQPYGVQSPRFDGALSDEEVWNAYVYTQGALMGAAEGTPFPADERRPGQTVADLIADRTRAFAASRGVDLNWADTDRMTRLHQYNVFPNMTLLTNADHLTVMCSRPGADPSPDKGELIMFLMTRMPPGAPRTKPTDVRMAADAAEPGVVLTQDIAVLPGLQRGMHQPGFTHMVLSSEERRVINMHRNLERYIELPMSQQMSGGAPE
- a CDS encoding response regulator transcription factor translates to MIDATPEVTVLLVDDQDLVRSGLRRILRRKDGFVVVAECADGDEVPAAVAEHLPDVVVMDLRMRRVDGIEATRRLGGRPPVLALTTFNEDELLSGALRAGAAGFVLKDSSAEELIRAVRAVARGDSYLDPAVTSRVLTTYRKAAPGPRGTAIGELTTRELDVLTLIGQGLSNTEIADQLCISGVTVKSHIGRIFGKLDLRDRAAAIVYAYDNGIVAPR
- a CDS encoding sensor histidine kinase, translated to MLHAAANYLREQLRRRSELIPVGITWASFLAVDVTEVGGGVIAIWQRPTSDLAVGLAAFAVSIAPSLLFFFFNMKLSTAVMWASWSSASAMMLFATSTPIRADFAPALLVLMVLAVATLSSIVGGFLAAASAAAMLLTASALHRLDAVALYLGFVGAGWLLGYVMRSQRLLLAKQIEAQEMLAEHAAADERRRIAREVHDVIAHSLSITLLHVTGARRALQQDRDVDDAVEALEQAERLGRQAMADIRRTVGLLDNWPTKATKTTPEPGIDDIAALVEGFQRAGLAVGLCVEGPTDHVSAALGLALYRITQESLANIAKHAPESKAGVVLDISPVSARLAVTNLLPAAVMAAQSAEGRGLRGMRQRVELLGGAIDVGPTRDGWSVCAEIPLREGDTSWCPWWRTRHD
- a CDS encoding RND family transporter, which produces MHDRMGSFARLTGRYALLIVGLWILAAGAANLAVPQLERVVDSHARSFMPPGAPSAVAAARAAQLFDQTPSNNFVYVVLERDQRLTPQDRRFYDALTTALGSDQRHVYAVTDLWSQPATAAGAQSSDGKAVSVMVRLAGMLGTAQARDSVDSVRGTVHKLSPPSGLQVHVTGPGATIVDEFSAIDRQMLGITAATIGLILLLLLVVYRSPIAAAIPLISVGLALALGRAVVAALGQSNVVEVSLFSVALMAAMTLGAGTDYAIFLVGRYHEGRRRGVEPAQALKQAYRSIAPVVIGSALTVSVALACLVFAKVGSFRSAGLPCAIGILATMVAALTLTPALMSLAIRRGYLEPRPSSTARRWRRVGTTVARWPGPILVTALALTLLIALPLVSMRVGFNEPAATPSSTDSNRGYASADRHFAANALLPDVVAVQADHDLRNPAGLIAIERITRHIMAVPGVRAVQSASRPDGKVPEQATLSYQAGVLGRQFGDTMDSLTQRLKRISELDSALAQTQLAVDGLGTGLRGGSAGLADMSGAAEDMRAGMDGLQRNVTTVSGYLDPLRDFVGRTPDCATNPICSTVDRVLQPVDSLVQTSTRLGSGAAKLTTGSSTAATAMATLPQSVTSMKDALGQARSATHDLLSLSDTLGPQMRQLTDYMNEIATQFQGSAAADFYMPQRALTDPRYTTALSHLISQNGRAAYLLVYGDGSEWGADGAKRADQVRAAIKEATKEGTLAPTEVDLAGVGPVTADLQRFVAGDTELLVGAALVLIFLIVTAMLRSPVAGLVVVGTVVTSYASAIGASVLIWQHLFHHDLHWAVAPIAFIALIAVGADYNLLLALRIKQEAAAGLKTGIIRAFGATGGVVTVAGVIFGLTMLALLSSSVLSIAQIGTTIAVGLLLDTLVVRAFIVPSIVALLGRWFWWPSPLPRRAVTPTVKTPEPRLVTAAAV